A region of Panicum virgatum strain AP13 chromosome 8N, P.virgatum_v5, whole genome shotgun sequence DNA encodes the following proteins:
- the LOC120685889 gene encoding uncharacterized protein LOC120685889: protein MEILVSKVLKGDVQALEDLTCERRKEFMRQHPLPQEVPIVSFHTEASITPRVLTALSHVAQLELPIAADGNSTRVPVKMPLSAAMAACSQLLVARYGEKSDGLVTRKDAEVPGSVVVRPERKLDHAWMVYSSVKEEPGDEADASQVCEALLTLLVEVAQKRRHETPMKDE from the exons ATGGAGATCTTGGTATCCAAAGTGCTTAAG GGTGATGTGCAGGCTCTAGAAGATCTGACCTGTGAAAGGAGGAAAGAATTCATGCGACAACATCCATTGCCTCAGGAGGTTCCAATCGTATCATTCCACACCGAGGCAAGCATCACTCCTCGTGTGCTCACCGCGCTTTCTCATGTTGCGCAATTGGAGCTACCGATTGCTGCGGATGGCAATTCCACCAGGGTACCGGTCAAAATGCCACTTTCAGCTGCAATGGCAGCATGCTCTCAACTTCTGGTGGCAAGGTATGGCGAGAAAAGTGATGGTCTTGTGACGAGGAAGGATGCTGAGGTTCCTGGATCGGTGGTGGTCCGGCCAGAGAGGAAGCTAGACCATGCATGGATGGTGTATTCCTCGGTGAAAGAAGAGCCTGGTGATGAGGCGGACGCGTCGCAGGTATGCGAAGCCCTGCTGACCCtgcttgtagaggttgc